From Lucilia cuprina isolate Lc7/37 chromosome 4, ASM2204524v1, whole genome shotgun sequence:
AGATTACTAAATGGTGGCCTTAAAAATAAACTgggaacaaaactaaaaatcaacACTAAAACCAAAACTAAAAGCAAGAAAATGTCTGCCGCCGCCACAGTAACCGCTTTACTGCAAGTAAAAACTGAAAACACAAATCCTACAACAATAAACGTAGACCTAACGGAAGATAGGGAAACAATTGAGGAAGCCTCTACTAGCAGACGTTTAGAATCACCCGATATATTTTGTTAACCAGCATTTACttgatgtttttcttatttgtagTGTGAACTGTAAATGAtgacaaatatgtatttttttttatttatatacaaatgtatttttttatattcctttaaaaatccatttatttgatttaattttcttaaaaaacaacaaatgcacgcttatattttctttttcgatattttgtttaattaatgtttttgtttaagcagatcatcattattaattattactattacatattattacaaatattttgttaaattctatATACTCCTGTTACATTcaagagtttatttaaatgttttttttcttgttttcacctttaaaagaaaaatattttgctgtagaaaatgttgtatattaatgaacacacacacacacacacacagcttcatataattttaacttttatgtaGTTGAAATAAGagaatttatatgtttattatttatatactatatatacatacatacttactatATGAATTAGTTATAGAGTTGATTTGCCAGAGATCGTGGTATTTTGCTgatcatttgtttatttaaaagaagaaaaaagtttcaaaaagaaaacaattcatTCGTATTCGTATTAAGTGTGTCTCACTCATCATTTTCATTCTTTACTTGCCCTTCCCCTCCCCATATTTTCCTGTCCTCTAaaagcattttatttttgtttaagtctacaaaagtaaatataagaaaaataaatatatttttgcaaaatacaaataaaaaaattttttaaattgtttttattttataggaaaaaaaacttcttttttgaAAGCCTtagaaaaacaagaagaaaataaaataaatcaactttaaattttttcgaaattattattttttattcatatatttattacaaaatatctaaattgTAGAGTATTTCTTTACTTAAATCTTTATAAGATTCAttatatataaatctatataaaaaaagcatttcagtcagaaaaaatttcatcattttTGGACTAAGAATATATATGGATATACAAAACTCCTCctcaaagaaagaaaaaaatgtcatagatcttaaatgatttaaatcattacgttttgtatacaaaattctttttcttgtttcttttttttagaataaattgAACTTTggcatttataattatataattactaaataaactgttttaaacagtacttaaattattataagaaagaaaatgaaaaaatgagagaatgtaaataaaaaaaaaacaaatttaaacgtAATGCAATGTATGAAAATGAAAGAAACAATTTACACAGTAGTTTGGTATGCCtcttgaaaatgaaattaaaaaaaaaaagaaaaacaagtgatttttcaaaataaaatcatCAAACTAATAAAGAACTTAAAAGTAACCATTATTATACAGTGGCACAATATTTGTTATACGttgtacaatatttttcaaagaaTCACGTGACGTTTCATACAGCGTACCCAAGGCCAAAAGACGTAAACCACACTGGTTGCTAATCTCAATTACATACCATTTTTCGAGAACTTTTAAACAATTCCTAACAGAATCGGTTGATATGCTTTCAGCTAAaaagaaagttatttttatatatattttttttttttgaaaattacaacaatgAATTACAATTAGAAAACTTACCATAAGGACATTTGTGTGTATTAACTTTGTTGTTTAATTCTTTCATGACAAACTTAATAAAGTCTGTTTCTAGCATAGAATTCTTATAGAGTATAAATAAAGATTCCACCACGCATAGATATGTCTGAGCAAATGGTGCCAAAACTTCACATAAAGCTTTTTGTTGCACTATTGTTTCTTTGTTTAAGAATAAATCAGGTTCATCTTGTTCAGCATTCACGTAATTGTTGGTCAAGATCTCGTTTTCTTCGTCATAATCATCGTCCATATCGTTACTTTCAATGTAAGTAGCAATAGCACGAGCCATACGGCGTGTTTCTACTGTACCTTCGGTTTGTTCATCAATCTGAAAGTGGTTAGTTAgtaagagtatttttttttttttggaaaaataaaagctttttatgaaaaaagctactaaaaactttttatgaaaaaagctactaaaaactttttatgaaaaaagctactaaaaactttttatgaaaaaagctaTTAAcagcttttaatgaaaaaagctaacaaaagctttttatgaaagaAGGTAACAAAAGccttttattagctttttataaaaagcttttaatgcaAAGAagcaaataaaagctttttatgaaaacagctaactaaagtttttcatgaaaagagctaataaaagctttttatgaaaaatacctatttttctttgtaaaaatctttatatagcTTTTAGAAATGATTTTTTATGGAGAGAGgattaaaatgaaacaaactttaaaatcaaaacCTCACCTGTGCCGGTTTAATTAAGTTCTGCATTAATAATTCGTCTAAGGCTGCTTCAAgcatattttccaaattttgtgTAGGTTTGTTAAGAATATATTCATAACGATAAATTTCACAGTTTTCTAAAGCGGTTTCTATTAACTTTTTGCGTGCAATACCAGGACCATTCTATAAAGATAtacaattataataaacttcacaaataataaaattttttttaaaataaataccttTTTAAATTGCTCCTCACTAACTTCTGTTTTCTTCGGCAACAAGTTATGGAACGTTGTCAATACAATAGACTGCAGTGCAAAGTGTGGCGTTAGCATATTCGAATAATAGGCCAATTCTATCCAACTCTCAATACTGCCTTTGGGTCGTATAATCATTTCGCCAATATCATTGTTAGCTCTTTGTACTAGATTCTCACCCAATAAATCGGTGGcataattaataatatgtaaTGAGTCACCGGAAAAACCGAGATCTTTGCGTCCCTTTAAAGTGCTACGCAAATCATCAAGACCTTTGGCGATTTCGTGCGATGTTGCTCCATGACGATATCGTGTTAGAAGTAAAAATGCTAAAGCATTCGTTGACATAACTGAGGTAGCGGCAGCACAATCAAAAACAACTTGTCGTGAAATACTGTCAATTAGGTTGCGATGTTCTTCACACACGACATCGGTGCCGTAAAGAGAAGAGGTAGATTGGTTGTGTTGTAGGGTACGAGCTGATGGTTTATAGATCTTGAGCGTGCCATCCTCTTTGGCAATTTTATTGTACGATTGTACTAATTCTTTGATGGAGTAGGGTTCATTGAAATCGATGCGCATTAAGCCGTATTTTGAGTTGAGAGCCTAAAAGGAGATGAATGGGaaattgtataacagttttttttaacatgatCAATATATTAACACTTACCTTCCATATGCCCGATATAGCATTTCCAAATGATTCTGGCACCTTTTTTTCACCCTTTTGTTCGCGCACAAAATTACCATCGACAATTTTCTCGTAGTTTACAGACACCGGCACCAGCAATGCATCCGGTATGCTACGGTCCATAAATGCATTAACAATTACCGATAATATGCCACCCTTAGGCATGCAAGGTTTTCCGGTACGCGTACGTCCTCCCTCAATAAAGAATTCCACATTATGACCCATTTTTAAAGCGTGTTGTAAATAAAGATGTAAAATAGCTCGATACAGTATATCCTTTTTGCCTACTACAGGATCAATTTTACGTTTAATGAAAAAGGCACCCAAACCTCTTAATAGTTCACCAAATACCggtatttgtaaattattaccAGCGGCCACCAGAGGACTGCGTATATCATTGTTGGTTAAAATGAACGTAACCATTATATAATCTAAATGACTGCGATGCAATGGCAAGAATATTAGTGGAATACCAGGAGCTTTTTCAGAGGCAGcttttaacatttcaatttgTTGGGTATGCGTGACCACACCGGATAGAAAACAAGGCAAGAGTTTGTACAACAACCAAGAAGTAAAAGCCAATAAAAAGTTATTGAGTGTAGAACGCATGTCTTTTAATATGGAAATAGCTCTTCGTTCCTGACGATTTATGATATTTTGATAATCTTGACTATCATCCTGTTCCGACGGCGACTTTGAGCCATCAGCATTCGCTTTTTTATTGTCATTGAGATCTTCATTTTCTGCGCATTCCTTGAGCAATTGTTGTTCACGCAAAATTTGTTCTGCTGCCTGTTTAATGGCTCTTTGCAATATGGGATCTTTTTGTACTAATGACGAAACCtttaataacataaatgtaaattaatttatttaaaatttttattaaaattaaactacacACCTGtggatattgaaattttttactgcGTTTAGCTTGTGCCACATAAGGAAAATAAACACCCCAATCAAAGATCGAATTGTAAGGTTTCCGTCCGGAATGTGGTGTCAATTCCAGCATATTCTGTGTACCAACACCATGTGCCAAAGCATTTTCCCGTTTTGGttcctaaaaaaatatattaaaataaatgatgtAACATGTGTATGTGCAATTTGTTCATTCATCTACATATTAGAAGATTCCCTCGTCTGCCATTTATTTATGCCTTAAGAAgacacaattatttatttatatacatatttatctcTCTATACTTAAGTATATCTACTTATACTTTTATGTgcgaaaaattctttttttaaatgaaaaaagcacACACACCTCAAACCAACCACGGGTACGTATAACTTGCTCaagcatatttttattactattcttatgcactttttccttttttctccgCACTAtattaaaacacttttctttttgttgttgctactaCTACTACACAAAAtcgaatttattaatttatttttatttattaaatttccagCAAAAGGTTCACATTTCCACTATGACAATGTTTGTTTGAATAGACTAGAGAGGAGTAAATGCAGTGATACACTAAAGAAAACGTGCAAAATTTACCGCAAAttgcaaaatcaaaacaaaaataaacaataaaaaaatgacaaaatagtGATGCCAGATGGGAAAAAGAGAAGTGTTTTGTTGACAAGTGGTAACATTAAATAGAAAGACAATAGAAAAtctagagaaattaaaaaaaaagcttggaaagcttgatagcatttctaataaaatttgatgaatgaatgtatttttgtaaaaattttatttcatccgaattttatcgtttggtaatgtttttaagtgaattatggtcgtgagagagatgtaagaacaaatTTTCATCAAGTTgtctttttatatggacacacagatggacagactcagaaattgatactgaacttaatggacaatatttttgacgttacaattagcagcacaaactcaaaatacctttcacactattgtggttttaaaaattaaataaaactatgtaaaattgtattttcatagaacctagtattttgttgttaaatcgaaattcgttgaaatttattttaaaaaaaattataaatatgtaaataccaaattttttgtaaaaatataaaatacagagaaaacaaaacattttgtattagaaaaaataaaaaatatgcaaaatatggtataaaaatgttggaaatatgcaaaatatatgcaatttaaagcaaaatatgcatttataacaaaatatacaaaaatatgcaacagccattttgtagcaaatactTTGATTCGAaatgaaaactagttaaaagttatttggagctactgactacaaacatgcatttgcatagaaatcttTGCCCTGGTTATTACTGTAACTTAGAAAAATGTAAACAGTTTGTGAAACGAAATACGATTTCTATTTCTCTCTTTTTCCCCGTTccaaaattaatgttaatggttcaaaaatattact
This genomic window contains:
- the LOC111675460 gene encoding glycerol-3-phosphate acyltransferase 1, mitochondrial isoform X2, translated to MLEQVIRTRGWFEEPKRENALAHGVGTQNMLELTPHSGRKPYNSIFDWGVYFPYVAQAKRSKKFQYPQVSSLVQKDPILQRAIKQAAEQILREQQLLKECAENEDLNDNKKANADGSKSPSEQDDSQDYQNIINRQERRAISILKDMRSTLNNFLLAFTSWLLYKLLPCFLSGVVTHTQQIEMLKAASEKAPGIPLIFLPLHRSHLDYIMVTFILTNNDIRSPLVAAGNNLQIPVFGELLRGLGAFFIKRKIDPVVGKKDILYRAILHLYLQHALKMGHNVEFFIEGGRTRTGKPCMPKGGILSVIVNAFMDRSIPDALLVPVSVNYEKIVDGNFVREQKGEKKVPESFGNAISGIWKALNSKYGLMRIDFNEPYSIKELVQSYNKIAKEDGTLKIYKPSARTLQHNQSTSSLYGTDVVCEEHRNLIDSISRQVVFDCAAATSVMSTNALAFLLLTRYRHGATSHEIAKGLDDLRSTLKGRKDLGFSGDSLHIINYATDLLGENLVQRANNDIGEMIIRPKGSIESWIELAYYSNMLTPHFALQSIVLTTFHNLLPKKTEVSEEQFKKNGPGIARKKLIETALENCEIYRYEYILNKPTQNLENMLEAALDELLMQNLIKPAQIDEQTEGTVETRRMARAIATYIESNDMDDDYDEENEILTNNYVNAEQDEPDLFLNKETIVQQKALCEVLAPFAQTYLCVVESLFILYKNSMLETDFIKFVMKELNNKVNTHKCPYAESISTDSVRNCLKVLEKWYVIEISNQCGLRLLALGTLYETSRDSLKNIVQRITNIVPLYNNGYF
- the LOC111675460 gene encoding glycerol-3-phosphate acyltransferase 1, mitochondrial isoform X1, yielding MITTVFNFLQGAVEFSLLGCAEAASLAFLLYLLYAKTRAPAIIAGIFPNLNLNLNYYRSSLLNDFLITIRSGSKTEPKRENALAHGVGTQNMLELTPHSGRKPYNSIFDWGVYFPYVAQAKRSKKFQYPQVSSLVQKDPILQRAIKQAAEQILREQQLLKECAENEDLNDNKKANADGSKSPSEQDDSQDYQNIINRQERRAISILKDMRSTLNNFLLAFTSWLLYKLLPCFLSGVVTHTQQIEMLKAASEKAPGIPLIFLPLHRSHLDYIMVTFILTNNDIRSPLVAAGNNLQIPVFGELLRGLGAFFIKRKIDPVVGKKDILYRAILHLYLQHALKMGHNVEFFIEGGRTRTGKPCMPKGGILSVIVNAFMDRSIPDALLVPVSVNYEKIVDGNFVREQKGEKKVPESFGNAISGIWKALNSKYGLMRIDFNEPYSIKELVQSYNKIAKEDGTLKIYKPSARTLQHNQSTSSLYGTDVVCEEHRNLIDSISRQVVFDCAAATSVMSTNALAFLLLTRYRHGATSHEIAKGLDDLRSTLKGRKDLGFSGDSLHIINYATDLLGENLVQRANNDIGEMIIRPKGSIESWIELAYYSNMLTPHFALQSIVLTTFHNLLPKKTEVSEEQFKKNGPGIARKKLIETALENCEIYRYEYILNKPTQNLENMLEAALDELLMQNLIKPAQIDEQTEGTVETRRMARAIATYIESNDMDDDYDEENEILTNNYVNAEQDEPDLFLNKETIVQQKALCEVLAPFAQTYLCVVESLFILYKNSMLETDFIKFVMKELNNKVNTHKCPYAESISTDSVRNCLKVLEKWYVIEISNQCGLRLLALGTLYETSRDSLKNIVQRITNIVPLYNNGYF